Part of the Faecalibacterium duncaniae genome, CTGGATATCATCCGGCGCACGGCGGCAAACAAGCCTCAGGCTGAGGGGACAGGCTTCCTGCCTGCCCGCAGGGCTGCAAAGAAGGATGTTCTGCCCAGCCCCCAGCCCAGGCGGCATCCCCTGCGCCGGGTGTGCATGACGCTGCTGGTGCTGGCTCTGCTGGCGGCTCTCGCCGCGGTGGGGGCGTGGAAATATACCAACGGCAATTTCTACGCCCTGCCGGAACAGCTGCGCGCTCTGCTGACGGAGCACGTTCCCCGCCCGGGGGCGACATTGGTATAGGACCGACCCTCTCCGTCATTGCTGCGCAATGCCGGAGAGGGTCTTTTTTTCTAAATTAACAGAAAGTTCACCCAAAAAACGGATAAAATCTATCCATCGGGTTTGACGGGTTTTCAGCTTTGGTGTATCATATAAACAGTATGTGGTTTTTCCGCTGTTGGGCGGCCTGCCGCCCCGATTTTTGATAGATGAGGTGTAACAATGTCCCTTGCTGAAAAACTCTTTGGCAGCTTCTCTGACCGGGAGCTGAAAAAGATCAATCCCATTACCAAAAAGGTGCTGGCACTGGAAACAAAGTATCAGCCGATGTCCGATGCCGAGCTGCAGGCGCAGACCCCGGCCCTGAAAGAGCGGCTGGCAAACGGCGAGACGCTGGATGATATCCTGCCCGATGCCTTTGCTGTCTGCCGCGAAGCTGCCTGGCGTGTGCTGGGCATGAAGCACTTCCCTGTGCAGATCATGGGCGGCATTGCCCTGCACCGCGGCTCCATTGCCGAGATGCAGACCGGTGAAGGCAAGACCCTGGTGGCCACCCTGCCCGCCTACCTGAACGCCCTGACCGGCGAGGGCGTGCACATCGTCACCGTCAACGATTACCTGGCCAAGCGCGACAGCGAGTGGATGGGCAAGCTCTACCGCTGGCTGGGCCTGAATGTCGGCCTGATCGTGCAGGGCATCGATGGCGATGCCCGCCGCCGTGCCTACAACGCCGATATCACTTACGGCACCAACAATGAGTACGGTTTTGACTACCTGCGCGACAACATGGTGACCTATAAGGACAACATGGTGCAGCGCGGCCACGCCTTTGCCATCGTCGATGAGGTGGACTCCATCCTGATCGATGAGGCCCGCACCCCTCTGATCATCTCCGGCAAGGGCGAGGATTCCTCCAGCCTGTACACTCAGGTGGACCGCTTTGTCCGCACCCTGCACAAAAGCGTGGTGGTCGAGCTGGAAGATAAGGTGGAGGCCGATGAGCAGACCGACGGCGATTATGTCGTGGACGAAAAGCACAAGACCTGCACCCTGACCGCCAAGGGCATCCAGAAGGCCGAGGAATACTTCAAGGTCGAGAACCTGGCTGCTGCTGAGAATATGACCCTGGCCCACCACATCGATCAGGCCATCAAGGCTTACGGCGTGATGCAGAAGGATATCGACTATGTCGTGAAGAACGGCGAGGTCATCATTGTGGACGAGTTCACCGGCCGCCTGATGATCGGCCGCCGCTACAACGAGGGCCTGCATCAGGCCATTGAGGCCAAGGAGGGTGTGAAGATCGCCGCCGAGAGCAAGACGCTGGCGACCATCACCTTCCAGAACTACTTCCGCATGTACAAGAAGCTGTCCGGTATGACCGGTACCGCCAAGACGGAAGCCACCGAGTTCACCGAGATCTACGGCCTGAACATCGTCACTGTGCCCACCAACCGCCCCAACATCCGCAAGGATTACCCGGACGCGGTCTACAAGACTGTCAACGGCAAGTACAAGGCTGTCATTGAGCAGGTGCTGGAATGCCACAAGAACGGCCAGCCGGTTCTGGTGGGTACCGTCAGCGTGGAAAAGAGCGAGACGCTGGCCAAAATGCTGCAGAAGTACACCCGCGATTTCAATGTCCTGAACGCCAAGAACCACGAGCGCGAGGCTGAGATCGTGGCGCAGGCCGGCAAAAAGGGTGCCATTACCATTGCCACCAACATGGCAGGCCGTGGCACTGATATCATGCTGGGCGGCAACGCCGAGTTCATGGCCAAGGCCCAGATGCGCAGGGAACACTTCTGTGAGAACCTGCTCGACCCCGAAAAGCCGCAGGATGCCGACCCGAATGCGGTGGAGCTCCTGCTGACTGAGGCCGACGGTCACGGCGACACCAACGATGAAAAGATCCTGGCGGTGCGGAAACGGTTTGAGGAGCTGTATGCCCAGTACAAGCCGGCCATCAGCGCCGAGGCAGAGGAAGTGCGCAAGGCCGGTGGTCTGTTCATCATCGGTACGGAGCGGCACGAGAGCCGCCGCATTGATAACCAGCTGCGCGGCCGTGCAGGCCGTCAGGGCGACCCCGGCGCGTCCCGCTTCTACCTGAGCCTGGAGGATGACCTGATGCGCCTGT contains:
- the secA gene encoding preprotein translocase subunit SecA, which encodes MSLAEKLFGSFSDRELKKINPITKKVLALETKYQPMSDAELQAQTPALKERLANGETLDDILPDAFAVCREAAWRVLGMKHFPVQIMGGIALHRGSIAEMQTGEGKTLVATLPAYLNALTGEGVHIVTVNDYLAKRDSEWMGKLYRWLGLNVGLIVQGIDGDARRRAYNADITYGTNNEYGFDYLRDNMVTYKDNMVQRGHAFAIVDEVDSILIDEARTPLIISGKGEDSSSLYTQVDRFVRTLHKSVVVELEDKVEADEQTDGDYVVDEKHKTCTLTAKGIQKAEEYFKVENLAAAENMTLAHHIDQAIKAYGVMQKDIDYVVKNGEVIIVDEFTGRLMIGRRYNEGLHQAIEAKEGVKIAAESKTLATITFQNYFRMYKKLSGMTGTAKTEATEFTEIYGLNIVTVPTNRPNIRKDYPDAVYKTVNGKYKAVIEQVLECHKNGQPVLVGTVSVEKSETLAKMLQKYTRDFNVLNAKNHEREAEIVAQAGKKGAITIATNMAGRGTDIMLGGNAEFMAKAQMRREHFCENLLDPEKPQDADPNAVELLLTEADGHGDTNDEKILAVRKRFEELYAQYKPAISAEAEEVRKAGGLFIIGTERHESRRIDNQLRGRAGRQGDPGASRFYLSLEDDLMRLFGGDRVSSLMDTLKLDEDTPIENRMITSTLESAQKKLEGRNFEIRKNVLKYDDVMNQQREIIYGQRRKVLDGEDISTEMHNMLRENIDSSCKQFLAGDVKDEWDFGALRRHYQGWLTTDADFHYTVADYDSLSQKGIADLLYDRGMQILQAKEVRYGAPVMRELERICLLKCVDRMWMDHIDNMDQLRQGIALRGYGQKDPVVEYRIEGFDMFDQMVDSIRESSIKMLLTIEVRQAGAAPKREQVAKPTGEGFVPGNGAPGVKGAPKGQPVRVIKIGRNDPCPCGSGLKWKKCTCAQYHPEGSNGGEN